One Herbaspirillum rubrisubalbicans genomic window carries:
- a CDS encoding beta strand repeat-containing protein, with protein sequence MAEPAKRPIPSPKAVVNQPASVPPVTGHTEVLDSTPGQVLKLPFSPSQIAQLAINDVDVVITLKGGEHIVLAGAAIDALDATSPLQVQFEGATPVSLKGVMLQMLGAVPLTEAAAQIPASEQGQASAKQSEAAEATSQAVASPVTSPAPTQTIEKMLAAGDAQNTHSADPVMIKLSTSSAEPVPIVPPSSHAAPKSPDKTVAVIGDVALSVSLLASEATATINGAFYGPYGGAGASNSSSASVQAAAAVISQNAGHQEIFANPGKGVSFTKLLHLSLVGTGAITSLTISGIPASWSIEGATRNADGSYTINLNQYVSNGGANQYDIPLTYPIVAANSSNPIHSSNQMTLTAGVLQGTDTVNLVSVVTVVVKDVNQPSDLSYIDSGTGKAALVLPAQGIGYTITGGGNDTIIGGAANDTIFSGIGSNFVDGAGGINTLSYVNASSAETINLNTGHATSAAGTDTISHFQIVYGSNHGDQIIAGTNTLKIVGGSGDDTINPVAATGTLTVDGGAGNNVLDLSSASAAEVVDLSAGSGSGAVALVLSNISHVIGSAYADTLMASTSGSWLQAGSGDALLLGRGGNDILQAGGGNVTFDGGGGNDTIIGGSGIDTLTFVNATGAVTVNLTAGTVTGAYGNETISGIERVIGSAFDDTIIGAVANSTLIGGAGTNTLSFEGTSSAVSVNLAAGVASGSFGSEAVSQFQRLIGSSAGSDTLIGAANTTYMQGTNNVLFDSGGASSIVITGTGSNNTLTFANASGAITVNLSAGTVSGAYGNETISGVQHIVGSSYDDTMIGGAGNASLDGAAGNNTLSFSGLSSAVQVNMTLGQASGAFGNETVTHFNKIIGTAYADVLVASNVNTTIDGGGGHDTITGSTTAVTTVTYGQAGGAVLVNLTAGTVSGAYGNEVLTQVRGVIGSAYDDTVVGGVSNGNLDGGGGNNTLSFAGSGSAVQVNLQSGVANGSFGSEAVKNFQTVIGSSVGGDFLKGAADTRVLEGLAGNVTFDGGGAGNLTIIGSGNNNLLTFANATGAVQVDLQTGVATGAYGNQTISGIQKVVGSSVGGDLLRGNANTTLLMGPGGNDTFDMGGAQAVVVTGFGTNNTITFANSNGAVQVDLTSGAVHGAYGNGTVSGVEKIIGSSVGGDLLRGNANTTLLQGLAGNVTFDGGGAVNVTISGVGTNNTLTFAADTVGAVQVNLSSGLVTGAYGNQTISGIQNIIGSAAGGDILIGKSDTRLLQGSSNVTFDAGNASALTVTGTGSNNTLTFANALGAVQVNLTAGTVTGAYGNETVSGVQKVIGSSTGGDYLQGNVNTSLLQGLAGNVTFDAGGASNVTIIGAGIGNTLSFANANAAVQVNLWTGLVSGGYGNETVSGIQKVIGSSVGGDYLRGTLGTTSLLGLAGNVTFDAGGATAINITGAGTNNTLTYANATSAVVVNLGTGTATGGYGNATVSGIDKVIGSAFGGDLLIGTNTTKLLQGLAGNETFDAGGAAAVTIIGAGNNNTLTFANATGAVTVNLTAGTVTGAYGNETISGIQAILGSRYDDTVSGGVANGSIDAGAGSNTLSFNGTNSAVQVDLQAGTASGTFGNETISNFQKVIGSSTGGDFLKGNLNATLLQGLAGNVTFDAGGATAITITGSGSNNTLTFANATGAVQVNLSAGTVTGAYGNETVSGIQKVIGSSAGGDFLRGTTSTTLLQGSAGNVTFDAGGATAITITGSGTNNTLTFGNSTGAVQVNLSAGTVTGAYGNETVSGIQKVIGSSAGGDFLRGTTNTTLLQGSAGNVTFDAGGATAITITGSGTNNTLTFGNATGAVQVNLAAGTVTGAYGSETVSGIQKVIGSSAGGDFLRGTTSTTLLRGSAGSVTFDAGGATAITISGSGTNNTLTFGNATGAVQVNLAAGTVTGAYGNETVSGIQKVVGSSVGGDFLRGTTNTTLLQGSAGNVTFDAGGATAITITGSGTNNTLTFGNATGAVQVNLSAGTVTGAYGSETVSGIQKVIGSSVGGDFLRGATNTTLLQGSAGNVTFDAGGATAITITGSGTNNTLTFGNATGSVQVNLSAGTVTGAYGAETVSGIQKVIGSRAGGDFLRGTTNTTLLQGSAGNVTFDAGGATAITITGSGTNNTLTFGNATGAVQVNLAAGTVTGAYGNETVSGIQKVIGSSVGGDFLRGTTNTTLLQGSAGNVTFDAGGATAITIIGSGTNNTLTFGNATGAVQVNLAAGTVTGAYGSETVSGIQKVIGSRAGGDFLRGTTNTTLLQGSAGNVTFDAGGATAITIIGSGTNNTLTFGNATGAVQVNLAAGTVTGAYGSETVSGIQKVIGSSAGGDFLRGTTSTTLLQGSAGNVTFDAGGATAITITGSGTNNTLTFGNATGAVQVNLSAGTVTGAYGAETVSGIQKVIGSSAGGDFLRGTSNTTLLQGSAGNVTFDAGGATAITITGAGTNNTLTFGNATGAVQVNLLAGTVRGAYGNETVSGIQNVIGSASADSIVAGTVAGTIDGGGGNDTIVGSTVAATTITFARASGAVLVNLTAGTTSGAYGNETISNISGVIGSNYNDTVVGGVANGNINGGGGINTLSFVGTTTTVRVNLAAGTVSGAFGTETVSNFQNVIGTTAADLIVAGPGASTIDGGGGNDTITGYAAGTTTLSFANATGAVTVNLSAGTSSGAYGNETFTNIKAILGSAFNDTFSGVAAGTTLDGGGGVNTLNMSALTSAVSVNLAAGTISGNFGTENVANFTKIIGSSAGGDMLIGTSNTVLLQGMAGNDTFASGGASAISIVGAGTNNTLTFAADVVGAVHVDLSAGLVTGGYGSQTVSGIQKVIGSSIGGDYLKGTSDTTLLQGVAGNDTFDPGGAANITIIGTGSNNTLTFASDTIGGVYVNLAAGTVSGAYGHETISGIQNVVGSGLGDTIIGANTGNLINAGNGSGATSIVGGSGADTINASGITGGGTINSGAGNDSITAGSGSFNISFGHGNDTVLATSMTGGHILGDNTRTSSDTSSITVGSSMFSAMQNNAGQNYVDGGGGTNTLSISGLTSGSSISLSSVSSAIKHISTLDLSTSSASNSYVISSADVNAMTSSSSGGVLNIRTGGSSVSVSLGSGETLSQSFVNSQLVDSIYNSSHVLVAKLIIS encoded by the coding sequence ATGGCAGAACCAGCAAAAAGGCCGATCCCTTCACCGAAGGCGGTAGTCAACCAGCCAGCCTCCGTGCCGCCCGTTACCGGGCATACTGAGGTACTGGACTCTACACCTGGGCAGGTGCTCAAACTGCCGTTTTCGCCTTCGCAGATTGCACAGCTTGCGATCAATGACGTCGACGTGGTGATCACGCTCAAGGGGGGCGAGCATATTGTGTTGGCTGGGGCTGCAATCGATGCCCTGGATGCTACTTCACCCCTGCAGGTGCAGTTTGAGGGAGCCACGCCAGTTAGTCTGAAAGGCGTCATGTTACAGATGCTGGGTGCCGTTCCTCTGACCGAGGCTGCGGCGCAGATTCCTGCCAGCGAACAAGGACAAGCTTCTGCCAAGCAGAGCGAGGCTGCCGAGGCGACGTCTCAGGCCGTCGCTAGTCCGGTAACGTCACCTGCACCGACGCAGACAATAGAAAAGATGTTGGCGGCAGGGGATGCACAGAACACGCACTCCGCCGATCCGGTAATGATCAAGCTGAGTACGTCGTCTGCGGAGCCAGTACCAATCGTACCGCCGTCTTCACATGCCGCGCCAAAATCACCGGATAAGACCGTAGCAGTCATTGGAGATGTTGCCTTGAGCGTCTCATTGCTGGCTTCGGAAGCGACTGCAACGATCAATGGGGCGTTTTATGGGCCTTATGGTGGCGCTGGCGCCAGTAATAGCAGCTCGGCCAGCGTGCAGGCCGCGGCGGCAGTAATCAGCCAGAATGCCGGGCATCAAGAGATCTTTGCTAATCCAGGTAAGGGCGTCAGCTTTACTAAACTGCTGCACCTGTCTCTTGTGGGGACGGGCGCTATCACCAGCCTGACCATTAGCGGTATTCCTGCCAGCTGGTCTATTGAGGGTGCCACTCGCAATGCGGATGGTTCTTACACCATCAATCTGAATCAATATGTCAGTAATGGTGGGGCTAACCAATATGACATACCGCTGACCTATCCGATCGTAGCCGCCAATTCAAGCAATCCGATTCACAGTAGCAATCAGATGACATTGACGGCCGGGGTTCTACAAGGAACGGACACGGTCAATCTCGTTTCGGTGGTGACGGTCGTGGTCAAAGATGTGAACCAGCCGAGCGATTTGAGCTATATCGATAGCGGCACCGGAAAGGCCGCACTGGTACTGCCGGCGCAGGGCATCGGTTATACGATTACGGGCGGAGGAAATGACACGATTATTGGCGGAGCTGCCAACGATACGATTTTTAGTGGTATTGGAAGTAATTTCGTCGATGGCGCTGGAGGCATCAATACGCTGAGCTATGTGAATGCCAGCTCGGCCGAGACAATCAATCTCAATACCGGTCATGCCACCAGTGCAGCAGGCACTGATACGATCAGCCACTTCCAGATCGTTTATGGAAGCAATCACGGCGATCAGATCATTGCAGGTACAAATACGCTAAAAATCGTGGGTGGTAGCGGCGATGACACGATTAATCCGGTGGCCGCAACGGGTACGCTGACGGTTGACGGCGGTGCAGGCAATAATGTGCTCGATCTCAGTAGCGCTAGCGCAGCCGAGGTGGTGGATTTGTCGGCCGGAAGTGGCAGCGGTGCCGTTGCTCTGGTGTTGTCCAACATTAGCCATGTCATTGGTAGCGCCTATGCGGATACGCTCATGGCCAGTACTTCCGGTAGCTGGTTACAGGCAGGTTCAGGAGATGCTCTGCTGCTGGGCCGTGGAGGCAACGATATCTTGCAGGCGGGTGGTGGTAATGTCACTTTCGATGGCGGAGGTGGCAATGACACCATTATCGGCGGCTCGGGTATCGATACGCTGACGTTTGTCAATGCCACAGGCGCGGTAACTGTCAATCTCACGGCAGGCACTGTCACGGGTGCGTATGGCAATGAAACTATTTCCGGAATCGAGCGGGTCATCGGTTCGGCGTTTGACGACACCATAATTGGTGCTGTAGCCAATTCCACGTTGATCGGCGGCGCCGGGACTAACACACTGAGTTTTGAAGGAACTAGCAGCGCGGTATCAGTGAATCTAGCGGCAGGCGTTGCCAGTGGCAGTTTTGGTAGTGAAGCGGTATCTCAGTTTCAGCGTTTGATTGGCTCAAGTGCTGGTTCGGATACCTTGATCGGGGCCGCTAACACGACCTACATGCAGGGCACGAATAACGTCCTCTTTGATTCGGGTGGGGCGAGCAGCATCGTCATTACGGGTACCGGCAGTAACAACACCTTGACTTTTGCCAATGCCAGCGGCGCGATCACCGTCAATCTTAGTGCCGGTACGGTGAGTGGTGCCTACGGCAATGAGACTATTTCGGGGGTTCAGCATATCGTCGGCTCTTCGTACGACGATACCATGATTGGCGGAGCAGGTAATGCCAGCCTGGATGGCGCGGCGGGCAATAATACGCTCAGTTTTTCCGGGCTCAGTAGCGCAGTCCAAGTCAATATGACACTTGGGCAGGCCAGTGGCGCTTTTGGTAACGAGACCGTTACCCATTTCAATAAAATCATCGGCACGGCCTATGCAGATGTTTTGGTTGCTAGCAACGTCAATACCACCATTGATGGCGGAGGTGGCCACGATACGATTACCGGCAGCACAACGGCAGTGACGACGGTCACCTATGGACAGGCCGGTGGTGCAGTATTGGTCAATCTGACTGCCGGGACAGTCAGCGGTGCTTATGGAAACGAAGTGTTGACCCAAGTCAGAGGCGTGATTGGCTCCGCCTACGATGATACGGTCGTTGGTGGTGTCAGCAACGGGAACCTGGATGGTGGTGGCGGTAACAATACGCTGAGCTTTGCCGGTTCTGGCAGTGCGGTTCAGGTCAATTTGCAAAGCGGGGTGGCCAATGGCAGCTTCGGTAGCGAGGCTGTCAAGAACTTCCAGACGGTGATTGGTTCCAGCGTAGGAGGAGATTTTCTCAAAGGTGCGGCCGATACACGGGTCTTGGAAGGGTTGGCCGGTAATGTGACCTTTGATGGGGGCGGAGCTGGAAATCTCACGATCATAGGCAGCGGGAACAACAATTTGCTGACCTTTGCCAATGCAACTGGCGCTGTGCAGGTTGATTTGCAAACTGGCGTGGCGACCGGAGCTTATGGAAATCAAACCATTTCCGGCATCCAGAAGGTCGTCGGTTCCAGCGTCGGGGGCGATCTATTGCGGGGCAACGCGAACACGACCTTGCTGATGGGCCCTGGCGGCAATGATACCTTTGACATGGGAGGCGCGCAGGCTGTCGTTGTCACTGGTTTCGGAACGAATAATACGATCACCTTTGCCAATTCGAATGGTGCTGTTCAGGTCGATCTTACTTCGGGAGCAGTACATGGTGCCTATGGCAATGGGACCGTGTCGGGGGTGGAAAAAATCATTGGTTCGAGCGTGGGAGGAGACCTCCTGCGCGGTAACGCCAATACCACGTTATTGCAAGGTCTGGCCGGCAATGTGACATTCGATGGCGGGGGTGCCGTCAATGTCACTATCTCTGGGGTGGGTACAAACAATACCTTGACCTTTGCAGCAGATACCGTCGGAGCGGTGCAGGTCAACTTGTCCTCCGGATTGGTGACAGGTGCTTACGGAAATCAAACGATTTCCGGGATCCAGAACATCATTGGAAGTGCCGCCGGCGGAGATATCCTGATTGGCAAGAGCGACACGCGCCTGCTCCAGGGGAGTAGCAATGTGACCTTTGATGCGGGCAATGCCAGCGCTTTGACGGTTACTGGCACGGGTAGCAACAACACATTGACGTTCGCCAATGCGCTCGGAGCGGTGCAGGTTAACCTGACGGCGGGTACGGTGACTGGTGCCTATGGTAATGAGACGGTGTCGGGTGTACAGAAAGTCATTGGTTCGAGTACCGGCGGTGATTATTTACAAGGCAATGTCAATACTAGCCTGCTGCAGGGGCTCGCCGGCAACGTGACGTTCGACGCGGGAGGCGCCAGTAATGTCACCATCATTGGTGCCGGGATAGGTAACACCTTGTCCTTTGCCAATGCCAATGCAGCAGTACAGGTTAATCTTTGGACCGGCCTGGTCAGCGGCGGTTATGGCAACGAGACAGTCTCTGGTATTCAAAAGGTGATCGGCTCCAGCGTGGGCGGTGACTATTTGCGTGGCACCCTTGGAACCACCTCGCTGCTGGGATTGGCAGGGAATGTGACTTTCGATGCAGGTGGTGCGACCGCCATTAACATTACAGGAGCCGGCACCAACAACACGCTGACCTACGCCAACGCGACGAGCGCTGTTGTGGTTAATTTGGGGACAGGAACGGCCACGGGAGGCTACGGCAATGCGACCGTATCTGGAATCGACAAGGTCATCGGAAGTGCCTTCGGGGGTGACCTGCTCATTGGCACCAATACGACCAAATTGTTGCAAGGACTAGCGGGTAACGAGACCTTCGATGCTGGCGGTGCAGCTGCTGTGACGATTATTGGTGCGGGCAATAACAATACCCTGACATTTGCCAATGCGACGGGGGCGGTGACGGTTAACTTGACGGCGGGTACCGTTACGGGTGCTTATGGCAATGAAACAATTTCCGGTATCCAAGCGATTCTGGGCTCCCGTTACGACGATACCGTATCGGGAGGTGTGGCCAACGGTAGCATCGACGCAGGTGCTGGCAGCAATACACTGAGTTTTAATGGGACGAACAGCGCCGTCCAGGTTGACTTGCAGGCAGGGACTGCCAGCGGGACATTTGGCAATGAGACCATTTCCAATTTTCAGAAAGTCATCGGTTCCAGCACGGGAGGGGATTTTCTTAAAGGCAATCTCAACGCCACCTTACTGCAAGGTTTGGCCGGGAATGTCACCTTTGATGCAGGCGGTGCGACCGCCATTACCATCACTGGCTCTGGCAGTAACAATACGCTGACCTTTGCGAATGCTACTGGTGCAGTCCAGGTCAATCTATCGGCCGGTACGGTGACGGGGGCCTACGGTAATGAAACGGTCTCTGGCATCCAGAAGGTCATCGGCTCTAGTGCGGGTGGTGATTTCCTGCGGGGCACGACGAGTACGACCTTGTTACAAGGTTCGGCGGGCAACGTCACCTTCGATGCGGGCGGTGCGACCGCCATTACCATCACTGGCTCTGGCACCAACAACACGCTGACCTTTGGGAATTCCACTGGCGCAGTCCAGGTCAACCTGTCGGCCGGGACGGTGACCGGTGCCTACGGCAATGAAACGGTCTCTGGCATCCAGAAGGTCATCGGCTCTAGCGCGGGTGGTGATTTCCTGCGGGGGACGACCAATACGACCTTGCTGCAGGGTTCGGCCGGCAACGTCACCTTTGATGCAGGTGGCGCGACCGCCATCACCATTACCGGTTCTGGTACTAACAACACGCTGACGTTTGGCAATGCCACTGGCGCAGTCCAGGTCAACCTGGCGGCCGGGACGGTGACAGGCGCCTATGGCAGTGAAACCGTCTCCGGTATTCAGAAGGTGATCGGCTCTAGCGCGGGCGGCGATTTCCTTAGGGGGACGACGAGCACGACCTTGTTACGAGGTTCAGCCGGCAGTGTGACCTTCGACGCGGGCGGCGCAACGGCCATTACTATCTCCGGTTCTGGTACCAACAACACGCTGACCTTTGGCAATGCCACTGGCGCAGTCCAGGTCAACCTGGCGGCCGGGACGGTAACGGGGGCCTATGGCAATGAAACCGTCTCTGGTATCCAGAAGGTCGTCGGTTCTAGCGTAGGCGGTGATTTCCTGCGGGGGACGACCAATACGACCTTGCTGCAGGGTTCAGCCGGCAACGTCACGTTCGACGCAGGCGGTGCGACCGCCATCACCATTACCGGTTCGGGCACCAACAACACGCTGACGTTTGGCAATGCCACTGGCGCAGTCCAGGTCAACCTGTCAGCCGGAACGGTGACGGGGGCCTATGGCAGTGAAACCGTGTCTGGAATTCAGAAAGTCATCGGTTCTAGCGTAGGCGGTGATTTCCTGCGCGGGGCGACCAATACGACCTTGCTGCAGGGTTCGGCCGGCAACGTCACGTTCGACGCAGGCGGTGCTACCGCCATCACCATTACCGGTTCTGGTACTAACAACACGCTGACGTTTGGCAATGCCACTGGCTCAGTCCAGGTCAACCTGTCGGCCGGGACGGTGACAGGCGCCTATGGTGCCGAAACGGTCTCCGGTATCCAGAAGGTGATCGGTTCTAGAGCAGGCGGTGATTTCCTGCGAGGTACGACCAATACGACCTTGCTGCAGGGTTCGGCGGGCAACGTCACCTTTGATGCAGGAGGCGCGACCGCCATCACCATTACCGGCTCTGGCACCAACAACACGCTGACGTTTGGCAATGCCACTGGCGCAGTCCAGGTCAACCTGGCGGCCGGGACGGTAACGGGGGCCTATGGCAATGAAACCGTCTCTGGTATCCAGAAGGTCATCGGTTCTAGCGTAGGCGGTGATTTCCTGCGGGGGACGACCAATACGACCTTGCTGCAGGGTTCAGCCGGCAACGTCACGTTCGACGCAGGCGGTGCGACCGCCATCACCATTATCGGTTCGGGCACCAACAACACGCTGACGTTTGGCAATGCCACGGGCGCAGTCCAGGTCAACCTGGCGGCCGGGACGGTGACAGGTGCCTATGGCAGTGAAACCGTCTCCGGTATCCAGAAGGTGATCGGTTCTAGAGCAGGCGGTGATTTCCTGCGGGGGACGACCAATACGACCTTGCTGCAGGGTTCAGCCGGCAACGTCACGTTCGACGCAGGCGGTGCTACCGCCATCACCATTATCGGTTCGGGCACCAACAACACGCTGACGTTTGGCAATGCCACGGGCGCAGTCCAGGTCAACCTGGCGGCCGGGACGGTGACGGGTGCCTATGGCAGTGAAACCGTGTCTGGAATTCAGAAAGTCATCGGCTCTAGCGCGGGTGGTGATTTTCTGCGGGGTACGACGAGTACGACCTTGTTACAAGGTTCTGCCGGCAACGTCACGTTCGACGCAGGCGGTGCTACCGCCATCACCATTACCGGTTCGGGTACCAACAACACGCTGACGTTTGGCAATGCGACTGGTGCAGTCCAGGTCAACCTGTCGGCCGGAACGGTGACAGGCGCCTATGGTGCCGAAACGGTCTCCGGTATTCAGAAGGTCATCGGTTCTAGCGCAGGCGGCGATTTCCTGCGGGGCACCTCCAATACTACCTTGCTCCAGGGTTCTGCTGGTAACGTCACGTTCGACGCAGGAGGTGCGACGGCCATCACTATTACCGGTGCTGGCACGAATAACACCCTGACGTTCGGCAATGCCACGGGGGCAGTACAAGTGAATTTATTGGCCGGTACCGTCCGGGGGGCCTATGGCAATGAAACGGTCTCTGGTATCCAGAACGTGATTGGTAGTGCCTCGGCCGATTCCATCGTGGCTGGAACCGTTGCAGGCACCATTGATGGAGGTGGCGGGAACGACACGATTGTGGGTAGTACCGTGGCAGCCACGACTATCACCTTCGCGAGGGCAAGCGGTGCTGTACTGGTCAATCTGACAGCTGGAACAACCTCGGGAGCCTATGGGAATGAAACGATCAGCAACATTTCGGGCGTGATCGGTTCCAACTATAACGACACCGTGGTAGGTGGTGTGGCGAATGGCAACATCAATGGTGGCGGCGGGATTAATACCCTTAGTTTCGTGGGAACGACGACTACAGTACGGGTCAACCTAGCGGCTGGTACCGTCAGTGGTGCCTTTGGAACAGAAACGGTATCGAACTTCCAGAATGTGATCGGCACTACGGCAGCAGACCTCATTGTTGCGGGGCCCGGAGCCAGTACCATTGATGGGGGCGGCGGCAATGACACCATCACGGGGTACGCAGCAGGAACGACCACGTTAAGTTTCGCCAATGCGACCGGAGCCGTTACTGTCAATCTGTCCGCGGGAACGAGTTCTGGAGCCTACGGCAATGAAACCTTCACCAATATCAAGGCCATACTGGGTTCGGCGTTCAATGACACGTTCTCTGGTGTCGCAGCGGGAACGACCTTGGATGGGGGAGGGGGCGTCAATACACTGAACATGAGCGCACTGACCAGTGCTGTGAGTGTGAATCTGGCAGCGGGAACGATCTCGGGCAATTTCGGTACCGAGAATGTCGCCAATTTCACCAAAATTATCGGCTCCAGTGCAGGCGGTGACATGCTCATTGGGACCAGCAACACCGTGCTGCTGCAGGGTATGGCCGGTAACGATACCTTTGCTTCCGGTGGCGCGTCAGCCATCTCCATCGTGGGAGCGGGAACCAACAATACCCTTACATTTGCTGCCGATGTAGTCGGGGCTGTGCATGTGGATCTCTCCGCAGGATTGGTCACAGGAGGCTACGGTAGTCAGACCGTCTCTGGGATTCAGAAGGTAATCGGATCCAGTATCGGTGGCGACTACCTGAAGGGAACCAGTGATACCACCTTGTTGCAGGGTGTGGCCGGCAACGACACGTTCGATCCGGGTGGCGCAGCCAATATTACGATCATCGGCACGGGTAGTAACAACACACTGACTTTCGCGTCGGACACCATCGGAGGGGTATACGTCAACTTGGCTGCGGGCACCGTGTCCGGGGCCTACGGACATGAGACCATTTCAGGAATACAGAACGTGGTCGGTAGTGGGTTGGGAGACACCATTATCGGTGCCAATACTGGCAATCTGATCAACGCCGGCAACGGTTCAGGCGCAACCTCCATCGTGGGTGGCAGTGGCGCGGACACCATCAATGCAAGTGGGATCACAGGAGGTGGGACGATCAATAGCGGGGCCGGAAACGATTCGATTACGGCCGGGTCCGGTTCTTTCAACATCAGTTTCGGACACGGTAACGACACGGTATTGGCCACCTCGATGACGGGTGGACACATTCTTGGCGACAACACCCGGACCTCCAGTGACACCAGTTCGATTACGGTGGGCAGCAGCATGTTCAGCGCCATGCAGAACAATGCAGGACAAAATTATGTAGATGGCGGTGGAGGTACCAATACCCTGAGTATTTCCGGATTGACGTCCGGCTCATCGATCTCTTTGAGCTCTGTATCCTCAGCGATCAAGCACATCTCTACGCTGGATCTGAGCACTAGCTCCGCATCCAATTCCTACGTGATCAGTTCTGCGGATGTGAATGCCATGACCAGTTCCAGTAGTGGCGGCGTATTGAACATCCGCACAGGCGGTAGTTCTGTTTCCGTTTCCTTGGGAAGTGGGGAGACGTTGAGCCAGTCCTTCGTGAATTCGCAATTGGTGGATTCCATCTACAACTCGTCCCATGTGCTCGTTGCAAAACTTATTATTTCCTGA
- a CDS encoding peptidase domain-containing ABC transporter, with product MTTTSFTDTGTATKTSEKLEPLHRLSDQWPMAAYWKRFIEIGLSSVLINAFGLAAPLFSMLIYDKVIGNNILDTLYGLCLGMALLVLFDFVLRLLRAFYVEHIAYTADVEIDEKMIEQILGQHRGALYSSGDLLSKYKELSASRDALSSSFVLAIADMPFLVVYLITLGLVGGPVALVACSMGAILTLLTLVIRKPFQRFGTLARDADARKLSLLGEIAAQSEQIKASLWLDLMRGRWQNLAQRAALMRSRARFWSAVNMTVVVEGALVIWMLTLALGAVLADRNVISIGALTACSLLASRAAGLIGSFLVLLDRMDVFRRAKREFASLVDQLPAETQIDLPARAIVGDIHLSNLGFTFPGTTRTSLSDVSLRIRPGERIGVLGRNGSGKSTLLRCLAGVIRPTTGDITLDGAALHAYSPQLRAQWLCYKQQDPLLYAGTLDFNLRGDGNLVHTADLVDAMTVSGAGQMLERGELSLDMMIAAGGANLSGGQRQAIALARALANGPRMLILDEPTAGLDNETEQAVIQRLLAYTEGRTLIVATHCLALLKAVDRLIVVQDGKILADGPRHQILIEEPQA from the coding sequence ATGACTACGACCTCCTTCACCGATACCGGAACTGCTACGAAGACTAGCGAAAAGCTGGAGCCGTTACATCGTTTGTCTGACCAGTGGCCCATGGCAGCTTATTGGAAACGGTTCATTGAAATCGGCTTATCCAGTGTCCTGATCAATGCATTTGGCTTAGCCGCGCCATTGTTTTCCATGCTGATCTACGACAAGGTGATCGGGAATAACATTCTCGATACCCTGTATGGGCTTTGCTTGGGGATGGCCTTGCTGGTCTTGTTCGATTTCGTACTGCGGTTATTGCGCGCTTTCTACGTCGAACACATCGCCTATACAGCAGATGTCGAGATCGATGAAAAAATGATCGAACAGATACTGGGACAACATCGCGGCGCGCTCTATAGTAGTGGGGACCTACTGAGCAAGTATAAAGAGCTCAGCGCCAGCCGCGACGCCTTGTCATCCAGTTTCGTCCTGGCTATTGCAGATATGCCTTTTCTGGTGGTCTACCTGATTACCCTTGGCCTGGTCGGTGGGCCGGTGGCGTTAGTGGCTTGTTCGATGGGCGCTATTTTGACTTTGCTGACATTGGTGATTCGCAAGCCCTTCCAGCGTTTCGGGACGCTCGCGCGGGATGCGGATGCACGCAAACTATCTTTGCTTGGCGAAATTGCTGCGCAGTCTGAACAAATCAAGGCCAGCCTCTGGCTAGACCTGATGCGCGGACGTTGGCAGAACCTTGCGCAGCGTGCGGCACTCATGCGCAGTCGTGCCCGATTCTGGTCCGCCGTGAATATGACGGTGGTGGTCGAGGGCGCGCTGGTAATTTGGATGTTAACCCTGGCTTTGGGTGCCGTTCTGGCAGATCGCAATGTTATTAGCATCGGTGCACTTACTGCATGCTCCTTGTTGGCCAGTCGTGCGGCTGGGCTGATCGGCAGCTTTTTGGTGCTGTTGGATCGCATGGATGTTTTTCGTCGTGCCAAGCGCGAATTTGCTTCGCTTGTCGATCAACTTCCAGCAGAGACTCAGATTGATTTGCCTGCCCGCGCTATTGTCGGTGATATCCACTTGAGCAATCTAGGCTTCACGTTTCCGGGAACCACACGGACTTCCTTGTCCGATGTATCGCTGCGCATTCGTCCGGGGGAGCGTATCGGTGTCTTGGGGCGCAATGGGTCCGGGAAGAGTACCTTGTTACGGTGCCTGGCCGGTGTGATACGACCGACCACGGGAGATATCACACTCGACGGTGCGGCTCTACATGCTTATTCACCGCAGTTGCGCGCTCAATGGCTCTGTTACAAGCAACAGGATCCCTTGCTGTATGCCGGGACGCTGGATTTCAATCTGCGTGGTGATGGCAACTTGGTGCATACCGCCGATCTGGTAGATGCCATGACCGTTTCGGGGGCAGGTCAGATGCTGGAGCGAGGAGAGTTGTCATTAGACATGATGATCGCCGCCGGTGGTGCCAATCTCTCTGGCGGACAGCGTCAGGCCATTGCCTTGGCGCGTGCCTTAGCCAATGGTCCGCGCATGTTAATTCTGGATGAGCCCACCGCCGGGTTAGACAATGAAACCGAGCAGGCCGTGATCCAGCGTCTACTAGCCTATACAGAGGGGCGCACGTTGATTGTCGCCACTCATTGTCTTGCTTTACTCAAAGCGGTGGACCGGCTCATCGTCGTGCAAGATGGAAAAATCCTGGCCGATGGTCCACGTCACCAAATCTTGATTGAGGAGCCCCAGGCATGA